One window of the Salvia miltiorrhiza cultivar Shanhuang (shh) chromosome 6, IMPLAD_Smil_shh, whole genome shotgun sequence genome contains the following:
- the LOC130988490 gene encoding cation-dependent phenylpropanoid and flavonoid 8-O-methyltransferase 1-like: METKAVINTSTPKQKGLLQTAELYKYIMGTSVYPREQQCLKELRAITSTHPRAVMGTAPDVGQFMALLLKAINAKKTIEIGVFTGYSLLVTALTIPDDGKITAIDMNRSSYLIGLPIIEKAGVEHKINFIESEALPALDQLLKDPENKGTFDFAFVDADKADYANYHERVLELLKPGGIAVYDNTLWQGTVAMDEGSVPERKLATRKDSIEFNKYIAGDARVQISQVPLGDGITICRRN, translated from the exons ATGGAGACCAAAGCTGTGATCAATACTAGTACTCCTAAACAAAAAGGATTGTTGCAAACTGCAGAGTTGTACAAG TATATAATGGGTACTAGCGTGTATCCACGAGAACAACAATGTCTCAAGGagctcagagctatcacatccACTCATCCAAG ggCTGTGATGGGTACGGCACCTGATGTGGGACAGTTTATGGCCTTGCTTTTAAAGGCAATCAACGCGAAAAAGACGATTGAAATTGGAGTGTTTACTGGATATTCCCTTCTCGTAACTGCCCTCACAATTCCAGATGATGGAAAG ATCACGGCCATAGACATGAACCGAAGCTCGTACCTGATTGGATTGCCTATCATCGAGAAGGCCGGGGTGGAGCACAAGATCAATTTTATCGAGTCCGAGGCTCTTCCGGCTCTTGATCAGTTGCTGAAAGAT CCTGAGAATAAGGGGACGTTCGACTTTGCCTTTGTTGATGCTGATAAAGCTGACTATGCAAATTACCATGAGAGAGTGTTGGAGCTTCTGAAACCGGGCGGTATTGCTGTTTACGATAACACCCTTTGGCAAGGGACGGTGGCGATGGATGAGGGTTCGGTTCCGGAGCGCAAGCTGGCGACGAGGAAGGATTCGATAGAGTTTAACAAGTACATTGCAGGTGATGCTAGAGTGCAAATCTCTCAAGTCCCTCTTGGTGATGGGATCACTATCTGTCGCCGCAACTGA